A single window of Pontibacillus chungwhensis DNA harbors:
- a CDS encoding competence protein ComK translates to MKIDTEHSNGNPFYEGLITKDTLAVLPVYHEWYQARIIDRFKADVYLTETPSKVIDLACLYWMSSPSAMRRSINVLLNCHKKLPVAIQPELNIFACPTASPEQFGCMWIFPWHIADKGGDKSSSYVIFHNGTRIDLPVSFYVLQKQIQRTCEIMVRYMSSINER, encoded by the coding sequence ATGAAGATAGATACAGAACATTCGAACGGTAATCCGTTCTACGAGGGTCTTATTACTAAGGATACGTTGGCCGTTTTACCTGTTTATCATGAATGGTACCAAGCCCGCATCATCGACCGCTTCAAGGCTGATGTTTACCTAACCGAGACACCGTCCAAGGTGATCGACCTTGCTTGCTTATACTGGATGAGCTCTCCGAGCGCCATGCGCCGATCGATTAATGTTTTACTGAATTGCCACAAGAAGCTACCTGTTGCCATTCAGCCCGAGTTAAACATTTTCGCTTGCCCTACTGCTTCACCTGAGCAGTTCGGCTGCATGTGGATCTTCCCTTGGCACATTGCTGACAAAGGCGGAGACAAGTCAAGCTCATACGTCATTTTCCATAACGGCACAAGAATCGACCTGCCTGTATCCTTTTATGTCTTACAAAAGCAAATTCAACGCACGTGCGAGATTATGGTCCGTTACATGAGTTCCATAAACGAACGATAG
- a CDS encoding glycosyltransferase: MRVVHLISGGETGGSKNHLITLLSQFRKQEVSLLVMQKGVLYDEAIQKGIDVHLLDQSSRYDFRIISKLKRFLKDGGYDLLHTHGPRANLYGALIKRSTNIPWITTIHSDPKLDFLKGGIKGKIFTKINLWAINRIDHFFAVSERFKEDLISLGIPADKITTVYNGIDFSKGSYAKGTLTREDLNVNEDDFVTAMVARLHPIKGHEEVFGAVKALNNPSFKLLLIGGGPEEEALKKRVKELEIENQVQFLGFRSDVPDLYQISDVGLLASYSESFPLALLEAGREDTPVIATDVGGVQHMVKDYGWVVPIKDSGALKNAFAEAIERKQQGELADLGRKFHTYASTNFSLEQLAEATKKMYKKFLEA; encoded by the coding sequence ATGAGAGTCGTTCATTTAATCTCCGGCGGGGAAACGGGCGGATCGAAGAACCACCTCATTACATTGCTTTCTCAGTTCCGGAAGCAAGAAGTCTCTCTCCTTGTTATGCAAAAAGGAGTGCTTTATGACGAGGCGATTCAAAAGGGAATCGATGTGCACCTGCTCGACCAGAGCTCACGCTACGATTTCCGAATCATCAGTAAGCTGAAGCGGTTCCTGAAAGACGGAGGCTATGACCTTTTACATACACACGGACCACGCGCGAATCTGTACGGGGCCTTGATCAAACGTTCGACCAATATCCCGTGGATTACAACCATTCATAGTGATCCGAAGCTTGATTTCTTAAAGGGCGGAATCAAGGGGAAGATCTTCACGAAAATCAATCTGTGGGCGATCAACCGGATTGATCATTTTTTTGCGGTCTCCGAACGTTTCAAAGAAGACCTCATCTCACTAGGCATCCCAGCTGACAAAATCACGACCGTTTATAACGGCATCGATTTCTCAAAGGGGTCCTATGCAAAAGGCACCCTCACACGTGAAGACTTGAACGTAAATGAGGACGACTTCGTCACCGCCATGGTCGCCCGTCTCCACCCGATCAAAGGACACGAAGAAGTCTTCGGGGCCGTCAAAGCCTTAAACAACCCTTCCTTCAAACTCCTCCTTATCGGCGGAGGACCAGAAGAAGAAGCGTTAAAGAAACGCGTCAAGGAACTAGAAATTGAGAATCAAGTTCAGTTCCTAGGCTTCAGAAGCGATGTACCTGACCTTTACCAAATCTCAGACGTCGGACTACTCGCTTCCTATAGCGAAAGCTTCCCACTAGCTCTTCTTGAAGCAGGCAGGGAAGACACCCCCGTCATTGCAACAGACGTCGGAGGTGTTCAGCACATGGTGAAAGACTATGGCTGGGTCGTGCCGATTAAAGATTCAGGAGCCCTAAAGAACGCTTTCGCTGAAGCGATTGAAAGGAAACAACAGGGGGAACTAGCCGACCTGGGCCGAAAGTTCCATACCTATGCCTCAACCAACTTCTCACTAGAGCAGCTTGCTGAGGCAACGAAAAAGATGTATAAAAAATTTCTAGAAGCGTGA
- a CDS encoding PIG-L deacetylase family protein, with amino-acid sequence MKRKILQSISPIIHPITDLVLERYYKGQLNTAPLEEERVLLLAPHVDDETIGAGGTLRQHIEAGAEATVIFLTNGAGSVSELGQSELIERRRNEAYNVKELLGLHDVRFFDEPDGELASTDSLQQRLKQVIEEVQPDVVYAPVFVDCHSDHIETGHLLRDALDQTKRDPLVRLYEINTALPKEEINCVVDITKSFDLKTRAVEIFESQRIDFDGFLALSRYKAQLVENTKVEAVETFLQLDHETFKKRFDAVYGKYAYSEHFKQVNKASTLLYAIFKNLSFKQRVYKESNGGGSS; translated from the coding sequence ATGAAGCGAAAGATTTTACAATCAATCTCACCCATCATCCATCCCATTACAGACCTTGTATTGGAACGCTATTATAAAGGTCAGCTCAACACCGCGCCTCTAGAGGAGGAGCGTGTCTTGCTGCTTGCGCCACACGTCGATGATGAAACAATCGGCGCCGGGGGCACATTGCGCCAGCATATCGAAGCAGGGGCTGAAGCGACGGTAATCTTCTTAACAAACGGAGCCGGAAGCGTCTCTGAATTAGGTCAATCCGAACTAATCGAGCGCCGCCGCAATGAAGCGTACAACGTCAAGGAACTCCTTGGGCTTCACGACGTTCGTTTCTTCGACGAACCAGACGGCGAGCTAGCGAGTACCGACTCCCTGCAGCAGCGACTGAAGCAGGTGATTGAAGAAGTGCAGCCTGACGTTGTGTACGCTCCGGTCTTCGTAGATTGCCATAGCGATCATATTGAAACGGGTCATCTCCTCAGGGATGCGCTTGATCAAACGAAGCGCGATCCTTTGGTGAGACTCTATGAAATCAATACAGCTCTTCCGAAAGAGGAGATTAACTGTGTGGTGGATATTACGAAGAGCTTTGATCTGAAGACGCGAGCGGTGGAGATCTTTGAATCCCAGCGAATTGACTTTGATGGTTTCTTAGCTCTGTCTCGCTATAAAGCTCAGCTCGTTGAGAACACGAAAGTCGAAGCAGTCGAGACGTTTTTACAGCTTGATCATGAAACATTTAAGAAACGCTTTGATGCCGTGTATGGCAAGTACGCCTACAGCGAGCACTTCAAGCAAGTGAACAAAGCATCCACGCTTTTATATGCTATATTCAAAAATTTAAGTTTCAAACAGCGCGTGTATAAGGAAAGTAATGGAGGGGGTTCATCATGA
- a CDS encoding protein phosphatase 2C domain-containing protein produces the protein MRHISSIYEKGSRPMNEDRVVLHEEADRYAVVDGATGIDGIPGELAASVLAQNMEQPPGEVELLSIVKVANETLGRKNVREYGGDASIADVPKEARSTCGIAAIQLNEDRTLSYVQTGDCMIFVQYKDGSIRALTYDHVAQFDDIALKRLEETRERASGGQLLNDAIFEQEIKPILLDNRRKLNTKEGYPILDGSEEALDFLDWGTLPLLNVDRLLLLSDGLQLPDGKGDGEIWMETARYAFTYGLEALRDRVHQMEEEDSDCLKYPRFKKADDKSGVLISL, from the coding sequence TTGAGACACATTTCTTCTATTTATGAGAAAGGGAGCCGGCCGATGAACGAAGACCGGGTTGTCCTACATGAAGAAGCGGATCGCTACGCTGTTGTTGATGGGGCGACGGGCATAGATGGCATACCTGGAGAATTAGCTGCTTCGGTCCTTGCTCAGAATATGGAACAGCCACCAGGAGAGGTGGAACTCTTGTCCATCGTGAAGGTAGCGAACGAGACGCTCGGGCGTAAAAATGTTCGCGAATACGGGGGAGACGCTTCCATAGCTGATGTGCCTAAAGAGGCAAGAAGTACCTGCGGAATAGCTGCGATTCAACTTAATGAAGACAGAACATTATCGTACGTTCAAACAGGAGATTGCATGATTTTTGTTCAGTACAAAGATGGGTCCATTCGTGCTCTAACGTATGATCATGTGGCGCAATTTGATGATATTGCTTTGAAGAGACTTGAGGAGACGAGGGAGCGCGCATCTGGGGGCCAGCTGTTGAACGACGCGATTTTTGAACAAGAAATAAAACCTATCTTACTCGATAACCGAAGAAAGCTGAACACTAAGGAGGGTTACCCCATTCTAGATGGAAGCGAAGAAGCGCTGGATTTTCTCGATTGGGGCACTCTTCCTTTGCTCAACGTCGACCGTCTATTGCTCCTTTCTGACGGGCTTCAGCTACCAGATGGGAAGGGAGACGGGGAGATATGGATGGAAACAGCTCGCTATGCATTTACTTACGGATTAGAGGCTTTAAGGGATCGGGTTCATCAAATGGAAGAGGAGGATTCGGACTGTTTGAAATATCCCCGGTTTAAGAAAGCAGATGATAAATCTGGGGTTCTTATTTCCCTATAA
- a CDS encoding nucleotide sugar dehydrogenase, with protein sequence MTKICVVGLGYIGLPTSAVFAKAGYDVVGVDVNKKVVDTLNEGNIHIEEPGLPEVVKEAVESGRLTASTEVQKADVFIIAVPTPVYEDKTANTDYVAQATESILPVLEKGNTIIVESTIPPRTIDDVVAPVLRDAGWDLEGNDLYVSHCPERVIPGKIMEELIHNTRVVGGLTPEGAKKAADVYRLVVKGDIHETTAVTAEMSKLMENTFRDVNIALANELAKVSDKLDVNAHEVINFANMHPRVNILQPGPGVGGHCIAVDPYFIIEKAEEVTPLMQTSRQINDSMPSFVVEKIETLTENIDNPKVAVFGLSYKANVDDVRESPAVTITKRLQTHQKGFQVAAHDPFVKQEMTDIPLHSVEEALKDADAALILADHRQFKEMDPSLFAQYMKTPVVLDTRNCVPDHEGMTLYQIGHLTGLKPIN encoded by the coding sequence ATGACAAAAATTTGTGTAGTCGGCCTAGGCTATATCGGCCTTCCAACGTCAGCTGTTTTCGCAAAAGCTGGCTACGATGTAGTAGGCGTTGATGTAAATAAGAAAGTAGTAGATACGCTAAACGAAGGAAACATTCACATAGAAGAACCAGGATTGCCTGAAGTTGTGAAAGAAGCGGTTGAATCCGGTCGATTAACAGCCTCAACAGAAGTCCAGAAAGCGGATGTCTTCATTATTGCAGTGCCAACACCTGTCTATGAAGACAAAACGGCGAATACGGACTATGTGGCACAGGCAACAGAATCGATTCTGCCTGTCCTTGAGAAAGGCAACACAATCATCGTTGAGTCAACGATCCCACCGAGAACGATTGATGACGTCGTCGCTCCGGTTCTTCGTGATGCAGGATGGGACCTTGAAGGCAACGACCTTTACGTATCCCACTGCCCGGAACGTGTGATTCCAGGTAAGATCATGGAAGAATTAATCCATAACACACGCGTCGTTGGTGGCTTAACACCAGAAGGCGCGAAGAAAGCAGCGGACGTGTACCGTCTTGTTGTAAAAGGAGACATCCACGAAACAACAGCTGTTACAGCGGAAATGTCGAAGTTAATGGAAAACACATTCCGTGACGTAAACATTGCCCTAGCCAATGAACTAGCTAAAGTATCCGACAAGCTTGATGTGAACGCGCATGAAGTCATTAATTTTGCCAACATGCACCCACGTGTTAACATCCTGCAGCCAGGACCAGGTGTAGGCGGACACTGTATCGCCGTTGACCCTTACTTCATTATTGAAAAGGCTGAAGAAGTGACACCACTGATGCAGACGTCTCGTCAAATAAATGATTCTATGCCTTCATTTGTTGTTGAGAAGATCGAAACGTTAACGGAGAATATCGACAATCCAAAAGTAGCCGTATTCGGCCTATCTTATAAAGCGAACGTAGACGATGTACGTGAAAGCCCAGCTGTCACGATTACAAAGCGTCTTCAAACGCATCAAAAAGGCTTCCAGGTTGCAGCACACGATCCATTCGTGAAGCAGGAGATGACAGACATCCCGTTACACAGCGTAGAAGAAGCATTAAAAGATGCGGATGCAGCGCTTATCCTGGCTGATCACCGTCAGTTTAAAGAAATGGACCCGAGCCTCTTCGCTCAATACATGAAGACACCTGTTGTTCTTGATACACGTAACTGCGTGCCGGACCACGAGGGAATGACCCTTTACCAGATCGGTCACTTAACAGGCCTTAAGCCAATAAACTAA
- a CDS encoding GNAT family N-acetyltransferase has product MPIRTYQPGDEPKIQGLFTKVFGKERSLSVWEWKFLQHPNDFNPWILVFEEEEAILGHISLWIGDAWIEGKRRTVGLRIDTMVDPDARGKGIYKKLNEKLLQHANDQGIDFLYGFPAEKAKELFLRYTGAAHMTDMPRYVLMQRPVALLSSKIAPLKLLTPLDGVISKWQTRKIKPHNGTIQDVTAFDHTFDELAEATRHQAKAQLVRDADYLNWRYKKHPEKTYHTFAYYKDDTLRGYLTYSIQDQGSYKNGFIVDWLAREEQDWDVLLQEAAVRLKQVDVIQTWSLTTSPSAQTLLKHGFIHKDSPMPLVGKDIADDTAHLQQPEAWYITPGDIDSF; this is encoded by the coding sequence ATGCCAATCAGAACGTACCAACCCGGCGATGAACCAAAGATTCAGGGGCTGTTCACCAAAGTATTCGGAAAAGAACGCTCCCTCTCCGTATGGGAGTGGAAGTTCTTACAGCATCCGAACGACTTTAATCCGTGGATTCTAGTCTTTGAAGAAGAGGAAGCGATTCTTGGTCACATTTCTCTCTGGATCGGGGATGCATGGATTGAAGGGAAGCGTCGCACCGTCGGCCTCCGTATTGATACGATGGTCGATCCTGACGCACGAGGGAAAGGTATATATAAGAAGTTAAACGAGAAACTACTACAACACGCAAATGATCAGGGCATCGACTTCTTGTACGGTTTCCCTGCTGAAAAGGCGAAGGAGCTCTTCCTCCGCTATACAGGGGCAGCTCATATGACAGACATGCCGAGATACGTCCTGATGCAGCGACCAGTCGCGCTTCTATCAAGCAAGATCGCTCCCCTGAAGCTGCTTACCCCACTTGATGGGGTCATCTCGAAATGGCAAACGCGTAAAATCAAACCCCATAACGGCACGATCCAAGACGTTACAGCGTTTGATCACACGTTTGATGAACTAGCTGAAGCCACAAGACATCAGGCAAAAGCACAGCTCGTTAGGGATGCAGACTACTTAAACTGGCGCTATAAGAAGCACCCAGAGAAGACGTACCACACATTCGCCTACTATAAAGATGACACCTTAAGGGGTTATCTTACGTATTCCATACAGGACCAGGGCTCTTATAAGAACGGCTTCATCGTCGACTGGTTGGCGAGAGAAGAACAGGATTGGGACGTTCTTCTTCAGGAAGCGGCTGTTCGGTTAAAACAAGTCGACGTCATTCAGACATGGTCGCTTACGACGAGCCCCTCTGCCCAAACGCTTTTGAAACACGGCTTTATCCATAAAGACAGCCCGATGCCTCTAGTCGGGAAGGATATTGCAGACGATACGGCCCACCTTCAACAGCCTGAAGCGTGGTACATTACCCCGGGAGACATAGATTCGTTCTAG
- a CDS encoding S-layer homology domain-containing protein, whose translation MAFQPKSYRKFMVASASAALVGSAVAPAVASAAAADDFTDVDQDTRHYEEINALYEEGVFTGYGDGTFGPEESLKRSEAAEMIFAARGLEAADKFTATFEDVPPRIENEIQALYDAEIFDGYSEVEFGSDMKLNRAEMAKIVIEAFELKPESEDKYEDAPFTDLEETKLYPYINAVYELDIADGFPDGEFKPHDEIKRGDFAKMLYNAWMIWKDNQGPDYSMLSEVGNIASPLPGVFAVEIPLDNLDGATAETVVTLDVDGETVELEYDAERDAFRNIQVSGFEKEELEGAWVVYEKEEPGEVKELGSVTELNGKVAAPLPGVMAVEVSLDELDGETADSTIALWIDGEEVELSYDDGRDSFRNIQISGYSEAQLKEATVVSKP comes from the coding sequence ATGGCATTTCAACCAAAGTCTTATCGCAAGTTCATGGTTGCATCTGCATCTGCAGCTTTAGTAGGTTCTGCAGTAGCGCCAGCAGTAGCATCAGCAGCTGCAGCTGACGATTTCACAGATGTTGATCAGGACACTCGTCACTATGAAGAAATTAACGCACTATACGAAGAAGGTGTTTTCACTGGTTATGGAGATGGTACATTCGGACCAGAAGAAAGCCTGAAGCGTAGTGAAGCAGCTGAAATGATCTTCGCCGCTCGTGGCTTAGAAGCAGCTGACAAATTTACTGCAACTTTTGAGGACGTTCCTCCACGTATCGAAAACGAAATTCAAGCACTTTACGATGCTGAAATTTTCGATGGTTATTCTGAAGTTGAGTTTGGCTCAGACATGAAGCTAAACCGCGCAGAAATGGCTAAAATCGTAATTGAAGCTTTCGAACTTAAACCTGAATCTGAGGACAAGTACGAAGATGCTCCATTTACAGATCTTGAAGAAACAAAACTTTACCCTTACATCAATGCTGTATATGAGTTAGATATCGCTGATGGTTTCCCAGACGGTGAATTCAAACCACATGATGAAATCAAACGTGGCGACTTCGCTAAAATGCTTTACAATGCATGGATGATCTGGAAAGACAACCAAGGACCTGACTACTCAATGCTTTCTGAAGTAGGAAACATTGCTTCTCCACTTCCAGGAGTATTCGCAGTAGAAATTCCTCTTGATAACCTTGACGGTGCTACAGCTGAAACAGTTGTAACTCTTGACGTTGATGGTGAAACAGTAGAACTTGAATACGATGCAGAGCGCGACGCTTTCCGTAATATTCAAGTATCTGGTTTCGAAAAAGAAGAACTTGAAGGCGCATGGGTTGTTTATGAGAAAGAAGAGCCAGGCGAAGTTAAAGAATTAGGTTCTGTAACTGAACTTAACGGTAAAGTAGCTGCTCCACTTCCAGGCGTAATGGCTGTAGAAGTAAGTCTAGATGAGCTAGATGGCGAAACTGCTGACAGCACAATCGCACTTTGGATCGACGGTGAAGAAGTAGAACTTAGCTACGACGATGGCCGTGATTCTTTCCGTAACATCCAGATCTCTGGTTATTCTGAAGCTCAGCTTAAAGAAGCTACTGTAGTTTCTAAGCCATAA
- a CDS encoding tyrosine-type recombinase/integrase, with product MLLSNAVQLFQQSLVDKSRSEETIRGYLMDLTMFDQFLTNLYNCPFYVEELSETDIEFYMRMLREEKGYKPASINRHLHSIRSFCRYLYKKGHVAQDPAMAVEALRKETKERTFLTQKELTKLLGSIEHPLVELACRVMANTGLRVSECTNLKIADVDLKGNLIHVIAGKGNKDRVVPISKKLKPYLVEYLDEWRQPTPSEYFFATKKTGKLSPSYINYVLAETSQKLKWEKTVTAHILRHTFASHLVAKNVNTANISKLLGHADVRTTSVYMHSDMKNLQEAVNQL from the coding sequence ATGTTATTGTCGAATGCTGTTCAACTCTTTCAGCAAAGTCTCGTTGATAAAAGCCGAAGTGAGGAAACGATTCGAGGCTATTTGATGGATTTAACGATGTTCGATCAATTTTTGACAAACTTGTATAATTGTCCATTCTATGTGGAAGAACTAAGCGAAACCGATATTGAATTCTATATGAGGATGCTTCGTGAGGAGAAGGGATATAAGCCTGCAAGTATTAATCGTCATCTGCACTCAATTCGATCATTTTGCCGCTATTTATATAAGAAGGGACACGTCGCCCAGGATCCGGCTATGGCTGTTGAAGCCTTAAGGAAGGAAACGAAAGAGCGCACATTCTTAACGCAGAAAGAGTTAACAAAATTATTAGGATCTATTGAACACCCACTGGTAGAACTGGCCTGTCGAGTCATGGCCAACACAGGTCTTCGTGTATCAGAATGTACGAATCTTAAGATTGCCGATGTCGATCTTAAGGGGAATTTGATTCATGTGATCGCCGGTAAAGGAAATAAAGATCGTGTTGTACCGATTAGTAAGAAGTTGAAGCCTTACTTAGTGGAGTATCTTGATGAATGGAGACAGCCTACTCCATCCGAATACTTTTTCGCTACGAAGAAGACAGGGAAACTTTCCCCGTCTTACATTAATTATGTACTAGCCGAGACGTCACAGAAGTTAAAATGGGAAAAAACCGTGACCGCACACATACTTCGTCACACCTTCGCCAGTCATCTTGTTGCGAAAAATGTGAATACTGCGAATATCAGTAAATTACTCGGGCACGCCGATGTTCGAACCACTTCCGTTTACATGCACTCGGATATGAAGAATTTACAAGAAGCTGTGAATCAACTATAA
- a CDS encoding WecB/TagA/CpsF family glycosyltransferase, which translates to MKNEQYMGVEVSPLSYEEITQQLKTRVQRLEQSTIIAVNPEKIMKAQEDATLRDLINGSTFQIPDGVGVLLASRLSGGQVRSRVTGVDMMDHLLKLSAKEGYSVFFYGAKEEVVTKAIDNIQEKYPALKVAGHANGYVQDQEALIQQIQESKADVMFIALGSPKQELWIRENKDRLPVKVFQGVGGSFDVYAGHVKRAPAPFRKVGMEWFYRLATDPKRFKRQLALPKFLWKIVTKK; encoded by the coding sequence ATGAAAAATGAACAATACATGGGAGTAGAAGTCTCCCCATTATCATATGAAGAGATCACTCAGCAATTAAAGACCCGCGTGCAGCGACTTGAGCAATCCACGATTATTGCCGTGAACCCGGAGAAGATCATGAAGGCGCAGGAAGATGCGACCCTTCGTGATCTCATCAACGGTTCAACGTTCCAGATCCCAGACGGAGTAGGGGTGCTTCTTGCATCCCGCCTAAGCGGTGGACAAGTTCGCTCCCGCGTCACTGGCGTCGATATGATGGACCACCTTCTGAAGCTCTCGGCGAAAGAAGGCTACAGCGTCTTCTTTTATGGGGCAAAAGAAGAAGTCGTCACAAAAGCGATCGACAACATTCAAGAGAAGTATCCAGCGCTTAAAGTTGCCGGACATGCAAATGGCTATGTACAGGATCAGGAAGCCCTAATCCAGCAAATCCAGGAATCGAAAGCAGACGTCATGTTTATCGCCCTCGGTTCTCCGAAGCAAGAGCTTTGGATTCGTGAGAACAAAGACCGCCTGCCGGTGAAAGTGTTCCAGGGTGTTGGCGGAAGCTTTGATGTCTATGCCGGGCATGTAAAACGAGCACCGGCGCCGTTTCGTAAAGTCGGAATGGAATGGTTCTACCGCTTAGCCACAGATCCGAAACGATTCAAACGCCAGCTCGCCTTACCGAAATTCCTCTGGAAGATCGTAACGAAGAAATAA
- a CDS encoding O-antigen ligase family protein: MAQKHSLTFYLVLLHLIIMPLVPLKVYLGPIPVSAEVVLIPLLTVVAAYELKTKRITLNSDLSMKTFMALFGLFFIIQVISLTQAESLFPGIKEIIRYVSYVVLFYIVTKVSFSRNEFKTMGITLASVLAVIGVWGILSYAFQWNLNTAGLYALEEAHGRVMSTMVNPNYWAGFINFILPILLLIAVAYFKDRKMQLAFFALFAVYVINQIFTYTRSAWMIMAMAILFTSLLVPKRFYKKLFTIHMIIATIILGVIVYNLPDVQDRTKSAIYVVQSLIPSSEAPVEGEPGDEETEEEKRQKSYGDKTAVSRVTLWKTGYFMYRDYPILGVGIGNYDVRYKEYVTRYPSLDFGHDQYSVHNSYLKVASETGTIGLLSFLAIYIYYYIFIGKQFIRNREDLLKKLLLVGLFVGSGTFAGQNLANNLIFIPQVNVLFWLISGLIFNYVHRKRDLA, translated from the coding sequence ATGGCACAGAAACATTCATTAACATTTTACCTGGTGCTCTTGCACCTGATCATCATGCCACTTGTTCCATTGAAAGTGTATCTGGGACCCATTCCGGTCTCAGCGGAAGTTGTACTTATCCCGTTGCTGACAGTGGTTGCTGCTTATGAATTAAAAACCAAGCGCATCACACTAAATAGCGATCTTTCGATGAAAACCTTTATGGCCTTATTCGGCTTATTCTTTATCATCCAGGTTATATCATTAACACAAGCTGAATCCCTGTTCCCAGGTATTAAAGAAATCATTCGCTACGTATCTTACGTTGTTCTATTCTACATCGTAACGAAGGTAAGCTTCTCGAGAAACGAATTCAAAACGATGGGAATTACATTAGCAAGTGTTCTAGCCGTTATTGGGGTATGGGGCATTCTGTCTTACGCCTTCCAATGGAACCTGAATACAGCTGGTCTTTATGCTCTTGAAGAAGCGCACGGTCGTGTTATGTCTACGATGGTGAACCCGAACTACTGGGCCGGATTTATTAACTTTATCTTGCCAATTCTCTTACTTATTGCTGTAGCTTATTTTAAAGATCGGAAAATGCAGCTTGCATTCTTCGCTTTGTTTGCTGTCTACGTGATTAACCAAATCTTCACTTATACACGTTCGGCATGGATGATTATGGCGATGGCGATTCTATTTACGTCACTTCTTGTGCCAAAACGGTTCTATAAGAAGCTATTTACGATTCATATGATTATCGCAACGATTATTCTAGGTGTCATTGTCTACAACCTCCCAGACGTACAGGACCGCACAAAGTCAGCGATCTATGTGGTACAGTCCTTAATCCCTTCCTCAGAAGCCCCGGTAGAAGGCGAACCTGGGGACGAGGAGACAGAAGAAGAAAAACGCCAGAAAAGTTACGGAGATAAAACCGCTGTTTCAAGGGTAACCCTTTGGAAGACAGGATATTTCATGTACAGAGACTATCCAATCCTTGGTGTTGGTATTGGTAACTATGACGTTCGTTACAAAGAATATGTCACAAGGTATCCAAGTCTTGATTTTGGACATGATCAGTACTCGGTACACAATTCCTATCTGAAAGTCGCTTCTGAGACAGGGACGATTGGTCTCTTAAGTTTCTTAGCGATCTATATTTACTATTACATCTTTATAGGGAAACAATTTATCCGAAACCGTGAAGATCTATTGAAGAAACTATTGCTTGTGGGTCTATTTGTGGGAAGTGGAACATTTGCAGGGCAGAATCTCGCGAATAACTTGATCTTTATACCTCAAGTTAACGTACTGTTCTGGCTGATCTCAGGGCTCATTTTCAATTATGTGCATAGAAAAAGAGACCTGGCATAG